One segment of Diaphorobacter sp. HDW4B DNA contains the following:
- a CDS encoding formate dehydrogenase accessory sulfurtransferase FdhD, whose product MTHAGVALLRDIEILDQHGVRRAIQIPAERPLTVFVDKRELVTLMTLGARPELLVLGYLLNQRLIERLEDVTSITVDWEVDAAAVTTRAGIADLEARTARRIVTTGCGQGTVFGDAMSALGDIHLPDARSARITQTQLYGLLDTLRQRDTVHRRAGSVHGCALFQGKRMLVFVEDVGRHNAIDTIAGWMLMHGVTGADKVFFTTGRLTSEMVIKAAQMGVPIVVSRNGVTAMGHDLATQLGMTLFGRASNRHFLCYTGFDRFDAEPELQTTQLYPPEAPVPLTAPQVAAR is encoded by the coding sequence ATGACGCATGCCGGTGTCGCCCTGCTGCGCGACATCGAAATCCTCGACCAGCATGGCGTGCGGCGCGCCATCCAGATTCCCGCAGAACGCCCGCTCACCGTGTTCGTCGACAAGCGCGAACTCGTCACGCTGATGACGCTGGGCGCGCGCCCCGAATTGCTGGTGCTGGGTTATCTGCTCAACCAACGTTTGATCGAGCGGCTCGAAGACGTCACCTCGATCACCGTCGATTGGGAGGTCGATGCCGCTGCCGTCACCACGCGCGCTGGCATCGCCGATCTGGAAGCGCGCACCGCGCGCCGCATCGTGACCACGGGGTGCGGCCAGGGCACGGTGTTCGGCGATGCGATGAGCGCGCTGGGCGACATCCACCTGCCCGATGCGCGCTCAGCCCGCATCACGCAGACGCAGCTCTATGGCCTGCTCGACACCCTGCGCCAGCGCGACACCGTGCACCGCCGCGCCGGATCGGTCCACGGCTGTGCGCTGTTCCAAGGCAAGCGCATGCTGGTCTTCGTGGAAGACGTGGGCCGCCACAACGCCATCGACACCATCGCCGGATGGATGCTGATGCACGGGGTCACGGGCGCGGACAAGGTGTTCTTCACCACCGGCCGCCTGACCAGCGAAATGGTCATCAAGGCCGCGCAGATGGGCGTGCCCATCGTCGTCTCACGCAACGGCGTCACCGCCATGGGCCACGATCTGGCAACGCAACTGGGCATGACGCTGTTCGGTCGCGCATCGAATCGACACTTCCTCTGCTACACCGGCTTCGACCGTTTCGACGCCGAGCCCGAACTGCAGACCACGCAGCTGTACCCACCCGAAGCGCCCGTTCCGCTGACTGCTCCTCAAGTCGCCGCTCGCTAG
- a CDS encoding ATP-binding cassette domain-containing protein has product MGANGSGKTTLLRLMHGLLACNEGRCEHLPLEPEGRQPRASMLFQRPFLLSLSVTRNIWIGLWLSGVPAHERQERCQRALARVGLLEHANRPARQLSGGQQQRLGLARAWALQPDILFLDEPTASLDPSAKSEIERLIEEVAATGVTIVMSTHNLGQAKRLATRVAYLQGGQLIVQRPVQQFFDGDALPAEAAQFLQGELGWR; this is encoded by the coding sequence GTGGGAGCCAACGGCTCCGGCAAGACCACGCTGCTGCGCCTGATGCACGGCCTGCTTGCGTGCAACGAGGGCCGCTGCGAACACCTGCCGCTTGAGCCCGAAGGCCGACAACCGCGTGCCTCCATGCTGTTCCAGCGCCCTTTTCTGCTCAGCCTTTCGGTGACGCGCAACATCTGGATCGGCCTTTGGCTCTCCGGCGTGCCCGCCCATGAACGCCAAGAGCGCTGCCAGAGAGCCCTCGCCCGCGTCGGCCTGCTGGAACACGCCAACCGCCCCGCGCGCCAGCTCTCGGGCGGCCAGCAACAGCGACTCGGCCTTGCGCGCGCATGGGCCCTGCAGCCCGACATTCTTTTCCTCGACGAGCCCACCGCCAGCCTCGATCCCAGCGCCAAATCCGAGATCGAACGCCTCATCGAAGAAGTCGCCGCCACCGGCGTCACCATCGTCATGAGCACCCACAACCTCGGCCAGGCCAAACGCCTTGCCACGCGCGTGGCCTATCTGCAAGGCGGGCAGCTCATCGTGCAAAGGCCCGTGCAGCAGTTCTTTGATGGCGATGCGCTACCCGCAGAAGCGGCGCAGTTTCTGCAGGGCGAACTGGGCTGGCGCTAG
- a CDS encoding D-amino acid dehydrogenase, which produces MKKVAVIGAGITGVTSAYALALRGLDVTVFERHRYAAMETSFANGGQLSASNAEVWNHGSTILKGLKWMLTHDAPLLVNPRPTWHKLSWFAEFIAQIPHYEKNTVETTRLAIAARKHLCEWAENERIDFDLKREGILHFYRQKAGFEHASRVSQLLAKGGLARRELSPSEISEVEPTLKGNYYGGFFTESDSTGDIHKYTNGLAAAAQRRGVNFQFETEILDVQARNGGVSVETRRDGSTDKTAFDAIIICAGVNSRSISASLGDRLNVYPVKGYSITVHLNDPLSQRSAPTVSLLDDETKLVTSRLGPDRFRVAGTAEFNGVNRNIRADRIQPLISWVEKCFPEVNTRNVTPWAGLRPMMPSMLPRVGPGRAPGVFYNTGHGHLGWTLSAATAEAIAQVVDDSFRNALH; this is translated from the coding sequence TTGAAAAAAGTAGCTGTCATCGGCGCTGGCATCACGGGTGTCACGTCAGCGTATGCGCTCGCGCTGCGCGGTCTGGATGTGACGGTGTTCGAGAGGCACCGTTATGCCGCAATGGAAACATCGTTTGCCAACGGAGGCCAGCTTTCGGCCTCCAATGCAGAGGTCTGGAACCACGGATCGACGATCCTCAAAGGCCTCAAATGGATGCTGACGCATGACGCGCCCTTGCTCGTCAACCCGCGTCCCACCTGGCACAAGCTGTCATGGTTCGCAGAGTTCATCGCGCAGATTCCCCACTACGAGAAGAACACCGTCGAGACTACCCGGCTCGCCATTGCTGCCAGAAAACATCTGTGCGAGTGGGCCGAGAACGAGCGTATCGATTTCGATCTCAAGCGCGAGGGAATTCTGCATTTTTATCGCCAGAAAGCAGGCTTCGAACACGCCTCCCGGGTCTCCCAACTGCTGGCCAAGGGCGGGCTTGCGCGTCGAGAACTCAGCCCCTCGGAAATCAGCGAAGTCGAACCCACGTTGAAGGGAAATTACTACGGTGGATTTTTCACCGAAAGCGATTCGACCGGCGACATCCACAAGTACACCAATGGTCTGGCGGCGGCGGCCCAACGCCGAGGCGTCAACTTCCAGTTCGAGACGGAAATTCTCGATGTGCAGGCCAGAAACGGCGGTGTTTCTGTGGAGACCCGCCGCGATGGCAGCACAGACAAGACCGCGTTCGATGCCATCATCATCTGCGCGGGCGTGAACAGCAGAAGCATTTCCGCTTCGCTGGGTGATCGCTTGAATGTCTACCCCGTCAAAGGCTATTCGATCACCGTCCATCTGAACGACCCGCTCAGTCAGCGCAGCGCTCCAACGGTCAGCTTGCTCGACGATGAAACCAAGCTCGTCACCAGCCGACTGGGCCCGGATCGATTCCGGGTTGCAGGCACGGCGGAATTCAACGGAGTGAACCGCAACATCCGGGCAGATCGCATTCAGCCGCTGATCTCGTGGGTGGAGAAATGCTTCCCGGAAGTCAACACCCGCAACGTGACCCCATGGGCAGGCTTGCGCCCCATGATGCCCAGCATGCTCCCGCGCGTGGGCCCGGGAAGAGCGCCCGGCGTTTTCTACAACACCGGGCACGGGCACTTGGGATGGACCCTGTCAGCGGCTACTGCCGAGGCGATTGCTCAGGTGGTGGATGACAGTTTCAGGAACGCGTTGCATTGA
- a CDS encoding methanobactin export MATE transporter MbnM, producing MAALLVALGVQACGGGGSSAATTTPDSTTPEAAVWQWKLPPGFTAPAVPADNPMSTAKVELGRALFHDVRLSGNATQSCASCHTQESAFTDNRSLSRGSTGEVHPRNAQPLANVAWNTTFTWAHPDERTLEHQMLKPIFGTNPVELGVNDSNRAEVLSRFQADTRYASRFKAAFSGESDPVSWDNIIKAIAAFERTLISADSRYDQSVAGKITLSAQEARGMKLFFSDQAKCAQCHGSPNFNDQFSTATSVQSDPSFHNTGLFNIGGTGAYPEPNRGVYEVTKQAQDMGKFRAASLRNIELTAPYMHDGSIGTLEAVLDFYAAGGRNVGNGLYAGDGRLNPYKDERISKIMLSGDEKADLVAFLKTLTDTGFVSNAAYAAPGTN from the coding sequence ATGGCCGCGCTGCTGGTTGCGCTTGGCGTGCAAGCCTGCGGAGGGGGCGGCTCGTCGGCAGCGACGACAACGCCGGACAGCACGACGCCCGAAGCCGCCGTGTGGCAATGGAAACTTCCACCCGGATTCACGGCTCCCGCAGTGCCTGCAGACAACCCCATGAGCACTGCCAAAGTCGAGTTGGGCCGCGCGCTGTTCCACGACGTGCGCCTGTCGGGAAACGCCACGCAGTCCTGCGCGAGTTGCCATACGCAGGAGAGTGCCTTCACCGACAACCGATCACTGTCACGTGGGTCAACGGGCGAGGTACATCCGCGCAACGCCCAGCCACTGGCCAATGTGGCATGGAACACCACGTTCACCTGGGCCCATCCGGACGAACGCACGCTGGAGCACCAGATGCTCAAGCCGATCTTTGGAACCAACCCAGTGGAGTTGGGCGTCAATGACAGCAACCGCGCCGAAGTCCTGTCGCGCTTTCAGGCGGACACCCGCTATGCGAGCCGCTTCAAGGCGGCGTTCTCGGGCGAGTCGGATCCGGTGAGTTGGGACAACATCATCAAGGCCATTGCCGCCTTCGAGCGCACGCTGATTTCAGCGGACAGCCGCTACGACCAATCGGTGGCGGGAAAAATCACACTGAGCGCCCAGGAAGCGCGTGGCATGAAACTGTTCTTCAGCGATCAAGCCAAGTGCGCGCAATGCCACGGCAGCCCCAATTTCAACGACCAATTCAGCACCGCAACCAGCGTGCAGAGCGATCCATCGTTTCACAACACCGGGCTGTTCAACATCGGCGGAACCGGCGCATATCCCGAGCCCAATCGCGGCGTCTATGAAGTCACGAAACAGGCGCAGGACATGGGCAAGTTCCGCGCTGCCAGCCTGCGCAACATCGAGCTCACCGCACCGTACATGCACGACGGCAGCATCGGCACGCTCGAAGCCGTGCTCGACTTCTACGCCGCCGGTGGCCGCAACGTCGGCAACGGCCTGTATGCGGGTGACGGAAGGCTCAACCCCTACAAGGACGAACGCATCTCGAAAATCATGCTGTCGGGTGACGAGAAGGCGGACCTCGTGGCGTTTCTCAAGACGCTCACGGACACGGGTTTCGTGAGTAATGCGGCGTACGCTGCTCCCGGTACGAATTGA
- a CDS encoding choice-of-anchor U domain-containing protein yields MRPFALQRALVSALLVVPAVWSSATWADAFAPGNLVVYRVGDGSRSLTSTGNPVFLDEYRPSGERVQSIAMPQAQSGAQYPFAGGGTATSEGWLTRSQDKRCLVVPGYGRDPAVTSGNLVSAASIPRVVAVVSRSGQIDTSTALNDLATGTNNFRGAASTDCTSLWVTSSLDGTRSASVGASTSSAVAATPAGGRVVAIVDGQLYNSSNSGTNTFKGVNRIGSGTPATAVTATRLSGLTDALTPSPYGFAFADLDGTPGADTLYVADDSKGITKFSLQSGSWVAKGTVGSESDEFRGLTAMVSGTTVNLYAIRGANTLVSITDNSGAGGNFSATPNVIANAASLTAFRGVALTPEISVTASATSGPNGSITPASRTVFQGESASFTVNADAGYTPVVGGTCAGTLVAGTYTTQALASDCSINVSFTLQTTHTVTPSASSGGSIQPPVPLTVIAGETATFTVEPQAGYTASVSGSCGGMLNGTTYTTAAVNGDCSVQALFALQSFMVTPQAGPNGSISPASPQAQTYGSKASFTVTPQSGYSAAVGGTCGGALSGSTYTTEAIAADCTVVATFAALPVFNVTSTSKGHGTVTATTPLGVAQGQTASFTVVPDEGYAVAVRGTCGGQLQGNLYTTKPIAEACTVDVTFAKKVILFLGNSYTFGRIDPVMSYNTDNVTDLTMAMWQRDATGSNEDEPHPWGGIPGVFKKLSDQAGLDYDVSISARNAASLRGHFLNSNPAGWDLRGNAASQKWTTVVLQDLSDEPLPPGRSHNANLPYFNAYADKFQQWIHEGASGAFTETQLFGPDCPAITGASQATCDARRNVPEPNPNADAHTDIYLYQTWARPDLIAPNGSNVRGTTYSASEGLEAMTADFHAGYFGRAAANSRFKGVSPVGDAFLRAVVSGLAMRDPYVPDANKLNLWYTDYFHPSKYGSYLSALVHFGRISGIDPTTLGAGELAAVDLGIASADAVALQKIAKATLVPAAPTIVSVTAGDGQVELAFTPADNLGHLDVLEFTATCGSRSASATVSPIVISGLTNGSPVTCTVVVRNSVGAGDASASSLSVTPASTATAQCGSAQGMASVIMPRANLCAVGNASAVTSANGTYNWSCVAEASNGPAASCSAPWAQTPTSSGTATAGVSEGWNFRSAAFIPASSAGQAPANVSFPHGLFDFVLEGGTPGSTAQVTVTFPNTLPAGSVYWKFGPTPLGHGCTDAASCAAPHWYVFPDATFDGNTVRLNITDGGLGDDDLKADGIIVDAGGPGVVATTVTPNAVAVPSLSPWALALLAMFLAWGGKAAVSRRQHQG; encoded by the coding sequence ATGCGACCCTTTGCACTTCAGCGAGCGCTTGTCAGCGCACTTCTCGTGGTTCCTGCGGTCTGGAGCTCTGCGACCTGGGCCGATGCATTTGCGCCCGGCAATCTGGTGGTCTACCGGGTGGGGGACGGCAGCCGCAGCCTGACCTCAACCGGCAATCCGGTGTTTCTCGATGAATATCGGCCGAGCGGTGAGCGCGTGCAGTCCATCGCCATGCCCCAAGCCCAAAGCGGCGCGCAGTATCCGTTTGCAGGTGGCGGAACTGCCACTTCGGAAGGTTGGCTCACCCGTTCGCAGGACAAGCGCTGCCTTGTGGTGCCCGGTTACGGTCGTGATCCGGCAGTGACTTCCGGGAATCTGGTGAGTGCTGCAAGCATCCCACGCGTCGTCGCTGTGGTGTCGCGCTCTGGTCAGATCGACACGTCAACAGCCTTGAATGACTTGGCCACCGGCACCAACAATTTCCGCGGGGCTGCCAGTACAGATTGCACCAGCCTGTGGGTGACGAGCAGCCTGGACGGCACGCGCTCGGCAAGTGTCGGCGCAAGCACTTCGTCTGCCGTGGCCGCTACCCCCGCTGGCGGACGTGTCGTCGCCATCGTGGATGGACAGCTCTACAACTCGTCCAATTCAGGCACGAACACGTTCAAGGGCGTGAACCGCATCGGATCGGGAACGCCTGCCACGGCAGTGACCGCGACCCGACTGTCGGGTCTGACCGATGCGCTGACACCCAGCCCCTACGGCTTTGCATTCGCCGATCTGGATGGAACGCCTGGCGCGGACACCTTGTATGTGGCGGACGACAGCAAAGGCATCACCAAATTTTCGCTGCAGTCCGGAAGCTGGGTCGCCAAAGGCACGGTAGGTTCGGAAAGCGATGAGTTCCGTGGCCTGACGGCGATGGTCTCGGGCACCACGGTGAACCTGTACGCGATACGTGGGGCGAACACGCTCGTTTCCATCACGGACAACAGTGGCGCAGGCGGCAACTTCAGTGCCACGCCCAATGTGATCGCGAATGCGGCATCGCTCACGGCATTCCGTGGGGTGGCGCTGACGCCGGAGATCAGCGTCACGGCGAGCGCAACGAGCGGCCCCAACGGAAGCATCACTCCCGCAAGCCGAACGGTCTTTCAGGGCGAATCGGCGTCCTTCACCGTCAACGCGGATGCCGGTTACACCCCCGTCGTTGGCGGCACCTGCGCCGGAACGCTGGTCGCAGGAACCTACACCACGCAGGCCCTTGCGAGCGACTGCAGCATCAATGTCAGCTTCACACTACAGACAACGCACACCGTGACGCCATCGGCGAGCAGCGGCGGCAGCATTCAGCCGCCCGTGCCACTGACCGTGATCGCCGGTGAAACGGCCACCTTCACGGTCGAGCCGCAAGCCGGATACACGGCATCCGTGAGTGGCAGCTGTGGCGGAATGCTGAATGGAACGACCTACACCACCGCCGCAGTCAATGGAGATTGCAGCGTTCAGGCCCTGTTCGCACTGCAAAGCTTCATGGTCACGCCCCAGGCGGGCCCGAATGGCAGCATCAGCCCCGCATCGCCGCAGGCGCAAACCTATGGCAGCAAGGCCAGTTTCACCGTGACACCACAGTCCGGCTACTCCGCTGCGGTGGGCGGCACTTGCGGCGGCGCACTCTCGGGCTCCACCTACACCACGGAGGCCATCGCTGCGGATTGCACGGTGGTTGCCACCTTCGCGGCCTTGCCGGTCTTCAACGTCACCTCCACGAGCAAAGGCCACGGCACCGTGACGGCCACCACGCCTTTGGGTGTGGCGCAGGGCCAGACAGCCAGCTTCACCGTGGTTCCCGATGAGGGATATGCCGTTGCCGTGCGCGGCACCTGCGGTGGGCAACTGCAAGGCAACCTGTACACGACCAAGCCAATTGCCGAGGCCTGCACGGTCGATGTGACGTTCGCCAAAAAGGTCATTCTCTTTCTTGGCAACAGCTACACCTTCGGCCGCATCGATCCCGTGATGAGCTACAACACGGACAACGTCACCGATCTGACGATGGCCATGTGGCAGCGTGATGCTACTGGCTCCAATGAAGACGAGCCGCATCCATGGGGTGGCATTCCAGGGGTTTTCAAGAAGCTGAGCGACCAAGCCGGACTCGACTATGACGTGTCGATCTCCGCGCGCAATGCAGCTTCCTTGCGCGGCCATTTTCTGAACTCCAATCCCGCAGGATGGGACCTGCGTGGCAACGCCGCCTCGCAGAAATGGACCACGGTCGTGTTGCAGGATTTGAGCGATGAGCCACTGCCGCCCGGGCGCAGCCACAACGCGAATCTGCCGTACTTCAATGCCTACGCGGACAAGTTCCAGCAATGGATTCACGAAGGAGCGAGTGGTGCCTTCACCGAAACACAACTGTTCGGCCCCGATTGCCCCGCCATCACCGGCGCTTCGCAGGCCACCTGCGATGCCAGGCGCAATGTGCCCGAGCCCAATCCGAATGCCGATGCGCACACCGACATCTATCTCTACCAGACTTGGGCCCGTCCGGACCTGATCGCGCCCAACGGCTCGAACGTCAGGGGAACGACCTACTCCGCGAGCGAAGGCCTCGAAGCCATGACCGCAGATTTTCATGCGGGATATTTCGGACGTGCCGCCGCCAACTCCCGCTTCAAAGGCGTGTCCCCGGTTGGCGATGCATTCCTGCGCGCAGTGGTGTCGGGTCTGGCCATGCGAGATCCGTATGTGCCTGACGCGAACAAGCTCAACCTCTGGTACACGGACTACTTTCATCCCAGCAAGTACGGCTCGTATCTCAGCGCACTCGTGCACTTTGGACGCATCTCCGGCATCGATCCAACGACTCTGGGCGCGGGCGAACTCGCAGCGGTGGATCTGGGCATTGCATCGGCCGACGCGGTCGCCCTGCAAAAGATTGCCAAAGCCACCTTGGTCCCTGCAGCGCCCACCATTGTCAGCGTGACGGCGGGTGACGGTCAGGTGGAGCTGGCCTTCACGCCAGCAGACAATCTTGGCCATCTCGACGTGCTGGAGTTCACCGCGACCTGCGGCTCTCGAAGCGCCAGCGCAACGGTCTCGCCCATCGTGATCTCCGGGCTGACCAACGGCTCGCCCGTGACCTGCACGGTCGTTGTACGCAACAGCGTCGGTGCGGGAGACGCTTCTGCTTCTTCGCTCAGCGTGACACCCGCGTCCACAGCGACGGCCCAGTGCGGCAGTGCGCAGGGCATGGCGAGCGTGATCATGCCGCGCGCCAACCTCTGCGCGGTCGGCAATGCCTCTGCGGTGACATCCGCCAATGGAACCTACAACTGGTCCTGCGTTGCCGAGGCGTCCAATGGCCCAGCGGCTTCATGCTCGGCCCCATGGGCGCAAACACCAACCTCCTCAGGCACAGCGACTGCGGGCGTCAGCGAAGGTTGGAACTTCCGCTCCGCCGCCTTCATCCCCGCGTCGTCAGCAGGACAAGCACCTGCCAATGTGAGCTTCCCACACGGCTTGTTTGACTTCGTGCTGGAAGGCGGAACACCCGGAAGCACTGCGCAGGTGACGGTGACCTTCCCGAACACGTTGCCTGCTGGGTCGGTCTACTGGAAATTCGGCCCTACACCCCTCGGCCACGGATGCACGGATGCTGCGAGCTGCGCTGCCCCCCACTGGTATGTCTTTCCCGACGCCACGTTCGATGGCAACACGGTGCGACTGAACATCACCGACGGTGGACTGGGCGATGACGACCTCAAGGCCGACGGAATCATCGTGGATGCAGGCGGCCCCGGCGTCGTCGCTACCACGGTCACTCCCAATGCGGTGGCAGTGCCTTCGCTTTCGCCATGGGCGCTGGCCTTGTTGGCGATGTTCCTCGCATGGGGCGGCAAGGCTGCGGTAAGCAGGCGACAGCACCAGGGCTGA